Proteins encoded together in one Benincasa hispida cultivar B227 chromosome 1, ASM972705v1, whole genome shotgun sequence window:
- the LOC120072221 gene encoding protein ANTAGONIST OF LIKE HETEROCHROMATIN PROTEIN 1-like has protein sequence MDSPQLAALLSSLISQLLLLLFLLFPSSNPHSLFSNSTPDSNFYANLFTHFLFSQDFAASLPFLSVSRKRKRTNPSDHLELGSSHGRFDHLFRTRTPDSFRNHFRMTSSTFEWLSGLLEPLLECRDPVGSPLDLSVEIRLGVGLYRLATGCDFSKISHQFGVSESVARFCAKQLCRVLCTNFRFWVEFPCPNELELTSSAFEDLAGLPNCCGVVTCTSIVAGFRGDKDDSTVLMSSTLFKDIEQGRLLDAPPVYLHGVAVNQYLFGHGEYPLLPWLMLPFAGAVSGSTEESFNKAHRLMCIPALKAIVSLRNWGVLSKPMHEEFKTAVAYIGACSILHNALLMREDFSAMADEWESLASFDHRSQYVEDKLNEDSTNEKASIIQRALAVRARELHS, from the exons ATGGATTCCCCTCAATTGGCTGCTTTACTCTCTTCTTTGATCTCTCAACTCCTCCTCcttctcttcctcctcttcCCTTCCTCCAACCCACATTCCCTTTTCTCCAATTCCACTCCCGATTCCAATTTCTATGCCAATCTATTCACCCACTTCCTCTTTTCCCAGGATTTTGCCGCTTCCCTTCCCTTTCTCTCTGTTTCCCGCAAGAGGAAGAGAACCAATCCCTCCGACCACCTCGAATTGGGCTCATCCCATGGTCGATTTGATCATTTGTTTCGGACTCGGACTCCTGATTCTTTCAGAAATCACTTCAGAATGACCTCCTCAACGTTCGAATGGCTCTCTGGTTTGCTTGAGCCCCTTCTCGAGTGTCGTGACCCGGTGGGTTCGCCTCTTGATCTCTCCGTTGAGATTCGACTCGGTGTTGGCCTGTATCGCCTCGCCACCGGCTGCGATTTCTCCAAAATCTCCCACCAATTTGGCGTCTCGGAATCGGTAGCGAGGTTCTGTGCTAAACAATTGTGTCGAGTTCTCTGTACTAATTTTCGCTTCTGGGTTGAATTCCCTTGCCCCAATGAGCTCGAATTAACGTCCTCGGCTTTTGAAGATCTTGCTGGGCTTCCGAATTGCTGTGGCGTGGTTACTTGTACAAG TATTGTTGCAGGATTTCGTGGTGATAAGGACGATTCCACGGTGCTTATGTCTTCGACGCTGTTTAAAGACATCGAACAAGGAAGGCTTCTGGATGCTCCTCCAGTTTACCTTCATGGGGTGGCTGTCAATCAGTACTTGTTTGGACATGGTGAATACCCTTTGCTTCCATGGTTAATGCTGCCTTTTGCAGGTGCTGTTTCAGGGTCAACTGAAGAGAGTTTCAATAAAGCTCACCGATTGATGTGCATTCCAGCTCTGAAAGCAATTGTTAGTTTGAGAAATTGGGGAGTTTTGAGCAAACCAATGCATGAGGAGTTCAAAACTGCAGTTGCTTATATTGGTGCATGCTCAATTCTTCATAATGCTTTGTTGATGAGGGAGGACTTTTCTGCCATGGCTGATGAGTGGGAGAGCTTAGCTTCATTTGATCATAGATCTCAGTATGTTGAAGATAAATTGAATGAGGATTCAACTAATGAGAAGGCTTCTATTATACAGAGGGCGCTGGCTGTGAGAGCTAGAGAGCTTCACAGTTAA